A region of Argentina anserina chromosome 5, drPotAnse1.1, whole genome shotgun sequence DNA encodes the following proteins:
- the LOC126796189 gene encoding uncharacterized protein LOC126796189, with protein sequence MVLWEITLGTAYFLGLRRTYRLALRIQRRVISPKHPKIRQFAHRRTRAVFDAAVSVHKNIQQRDIDLGRNLGNWILRWLDRMKPSANIRAPPEFKLPKNCASSSMSMTKQVNSSSLKNPGSIQVRNQESDRHMFSSMTNGLTKTLPSISMMMRARKTSGTMTQYRNLFTNRPEALRSDYTRGSFGGVIRKDIMQWVQQN encoded by the exons atggtgCTGTGGGAGATCACATTGGGAACAGCCTATTTCTTGGGTCTGAGACGGACCTACAGACTCGCCTTGAGGATTCAACGCCGCGTCATAAGCCCCAAGCATCCCAAGATCCGTCAATTTGCTCACAG GCGAACTCGTGCCGTGTTTGACGCTGCCGTGAGTGTCCACAAGAACATACAGCAAAGAGACATAGACTTGGGGCGGAACCTTGGGAACTGGATCCTACGTTGGCTTGATCGAATGAAACCATCAGCCAATATTCGAGCTCCGCCTGAATTCAAACTCCCTAAGAATTGTGCTAGCTCGAGCATGAGCATGACAAAGCAGGTAAACTCATCCTCCCTGAAAAATCCAGGCAGCATCCAGGTTAGAAATCAGGAATCTGATAGGCATATGTTTTCATCAATGACAAATGGGTTGACTAAAACACTCCCTTCAATTTCCATGATGATGAGAGCAAGAAAGACCTCCGGCACTATGACTCAGTATAGGAACTTATTCACAAATAGACCTGAAGCATTAAGGTCTGACTACACCCGAGGTAGCTTTGGGGGAGTTATACGTAAGGATATTATGCAGTGGGTGCAGCAAAATTGA